One segment of Niveibacterium microcysteis DNA contains the following:
- a CDS encoding HEAT repeat domain-containing protein produces the protein MFHTFVCRLAPAMLVVSMLAGCAAGGLTIPIKDPVPSEHKFSGEARSKQDQLNFVDSRPASDKASFSTWIVPMNFVAKGKPLDPVAFVAEHTTKELVARGIPVTQGAGNQAMEISISKVGIDNHRATGFSPMVTLTFLVADVTTPAGKKRMTAYVKRAKVPVWGFDELNDPCYSEPLSLITKELAAKINRDVYGLKSDDSEIDRLVAKVNAEAATNPLSYFDVYQLGFSNNPRAIEPLVKLTAHNQEYVRLAAISSLGILKATSQQKLLENLYSGIGADIWQDRAIALKAIGDLDTPESKAFLQAEFDRLKDKNDRGAVWTKKLIALYL, from the coding sequence ATGTTCCATACGTTTGTGTGCCGGCTGGCCCCCGCCATGCTGGTCGTTTCGATGCTCGCTGGCTGTGCGGCTGGTGGCCTCACTATCCCGATCAAGGATCCAGTGCCCTCAGAACACAAGTTCAGCGGCGAAGCGCGCAGCAAGCAAGATCAGTTGAACTTCGTCGACAGCCGGCCAGCAAGCGACAAGGCGAGCTTCTCGACCTGGATCGTCCCGATGAATTTCGTTGCCAAAGGCAAACCACTCGATCCGGTTGCCTTCGTTGCTGAACACACCACAAAGGAACTTGTCGCTCGCGGTATTCCTGTAACCCAGGGCGCTGGCAATCAGGCGATGGAAATCAGCATCTCCAAAGTCGGCATCGACAATCATCGCGCGACCGGATTCTCGCCAATGGTGACCTTGACCTTTCTGGTGGCCGACGTCACAACACCCGCCGGCAAGAAGCGGATGACGGCCTACGTGAAGCGCGCCAAGGTCCCGGTGTGGGGCTTCGACGAACTCAACGACCCATGCTATAGCGAGCCGTTGAGCCTGATCACCAAAGAGCTCGCGGCAAAGATCAACCGCGATGTGTACGGTCTCAAATCCGACGACTCAGAGATCGATCGCTTGGTGGCCAAGGTGAACGCGGAAGCCGCGACCAACCCCCTCAGCTACTTCGATGTCTATCAGCTTGGTTTCAGCAACAATCCGCGCGCGATTGAGCCGCTCGTCAAACTGACTGCGCACAATCAGGAATACGTGCGCCTCGCTGCGATTTCCTCGCTCGGCATCCTGAAGGCGACCAGCCAGCAAAAGTTGCTCGAGAACCTCTACAGCGGCATCGGTGCCGATATCTGGCAAGACCGGGCGATCGCGCTGAAGGCGATCGGCGATCTCGATACGCCGGAGTCCAAGGCTTTCCTTCAGGCTGAGTTCGACCGCCTGAAAGACAAGAACGATCGTGGTGCGGTCTGGACCAAGAAGCTGATCGCGCTCTACCTTTGA
- a CDS encoding phosphoribosyltransferase family protein, giving the protein MDTSVPGERFTLYDAPRLERVIDWMAAQAFPLLAGADDPLLLGILRRGGPLSAMLQARLQAIYGLALPRYEIKLKRYGDDLALLHADTQLTENAEFSARDLSSATVLVVDDVLYQGHSLARVVGYLTQRGAAAVHAAVLADRCVASLPVKAEVVGLCLQLSDRDVVECHVPPYEPEFKIELLRPTHFGGR; this is encoded by the coding sequence ATGGATACCTCGGTACCAGGGGAACGCTTCACGCTTTACGATGCGCCGCGCCTTGAGCGGGTGATCGACTGGATGGCGGCGCAGGCCTTTCCGCTGCTCGCCGGGGCGGATGATCCGCTGTTGCTCGGCATCCTTCGGCGCGGCGGGCCGCTGTCCGCGATGTTGCAGGCGCGGCTGCAGGCCATCTACGGCCTGGCGCTGCCGCGTTACGAAATCAAACTCAAGCGCTATGGGGACGATCTGGCACTGTTGCACGCCGACACGCAACTGACGGAGAACGCCGAGTTTTCTGCGCGTGATCTTTCAAGCGCGACGGTGCTGGTGGTGGACGACGTGCTCTACCAGGGGCACTCACTCGCCCGCGTTGTCGGCTACCTCACGCAGCGCGGGGCTGCGGCGGTTCATGCGGCGGTGTTGGCGGATCGCTGTGTGGCGTCGTTGCCGGTGAAGGCCGAAGTCGTCGGGCTGTGTTTGCAGTTGTCAGACCGCGACGTCGTTGAATGCCACGTGCCCCCGTACGAACCGGAGTTCAAGATCGAGCTGCTGCGGCCCACGCATTTCGGCGGCCGTTGA
- a CDS encoding response regulator yields the protein MSHPTGGSSSIRILLVDDHPLVRDGVRARLEAVPGFRVVAEAGSAAEALTMVEQHSPDIALMDVGLPGTNGVELARQCHERFPALRIVMLTMHDQPQVVVEAFRVGARGYVLKDSPAQEIVAAIETVMAGRRYYSAGVADALAHGATPDPLLTQREKEVLAFIAEGLSSKEIAQRLDLSVRTVETHRLNIKRKLELDGSAALARFAVERKRTGL from the coding sequence GACGACCACCCGCTGGTGCGGGATGGCGTGAGGGCAAGGCTCGAAGCAGTGCCCGGCTTCCGCGTCGTCGCCGAGGCCGGCTCGGCAGCCGAAGCGCTGACGATGGTCGAACAGCACTCGCCCGACATCGCGCTGATGGATGTCGGCCTGCCGGGCACCAATGGGGTGGAACTCGCCCGCCAATGCCACGAGCGATTCCCCGCCCTGCGCATCGTGATGCTGACCATGCACGACCAGCCGCAGGTGGTCGTCGAAGCCTTTCGCGTCGGCGCCCGCGGCTATGTACTGAAGGACAGCCCGGCGCAGGAGATCGTCGCCGCCATCGAAACCGTGATGGCCGGCCGCCGCTACTACTCGGCTGGCGTGGCAGACGCGCTGGCACACGGCGCAACGCCCGACCCGCTGCTCACGCAGCGCGAGAAGGAAGTGCTCGCCTTCATTGCGGAAGGCCTGTCGAGCAAGGAGATCGCTCAGCGGCTGGATCTATCGGTGCGCACCGTCGAGACGCATCGGCTCAACATCAAACGCAAGCTGGAACTCGACGGTTCCGCCGCACTGGCGCGCTTCGCCGTCGAACGCAAACGGACCGGGCTGTAA